The proteins below are encoded in one region of Mycobacterium pseudokansasii:
- a CDS encoding IS256 family transposase produces the protein MKKTNQNLAVDATAPAIPEHVSVAMAEIAENMQEGLLALAVGAGLQVMQMLMEADVTALAGPKGRHDAARTAVRHGRERGSVTLGGRRVPVTRPRVRAADGAGELPVASYELFSSTEILGKMAMEKMLAGLSTRRYPVGLEPVGQQVTETSSATSKSAVSRRFVAMTETALAELLAADLSGLDLVALMIDGVHFAESCCVVALGIGIDGVKHPLALVEGSTENATLVTGLLVDLRERGLDVTRPMLVGLDGSKALRKAVVDVLDHPVIQRCQLHKIRNVKDHLPQRLRSTAGRRMTDAYHADSALEAEAALLALAAELDRTHPGAAASLREGLDETLTVLRLGVPPTLARTLRSTNSIESMISVCREHAGNVKRWRDGQMALRWCAAGMVEAGKQFRRVNGHLHLPALRTALEHEAAKHVGPVAHNDQVSAA, from the coding sequence GTGAAGAAGACTAACCAGAATTTGGCCGTGGACGCGACGGCGCCCGCGATCCCAGAACACGTCAGTGTGGCGATGGCCGAGATCGCCGAGAACATGCAGGAGGGCCTGCTGGCTTTGGCCGTGGGCGCCGGTCTGCAGGTGATGCAGATGCTGATGGAGGCCGACGTGACAGCGTTGGCTGGGCCGAAGGGCCGCCATGATGCGGCGCGGACAGCGGTGCGCCACGGCCGTGAACGCGGCTCGGTGACCCTGGGTGGTCGCCGGGTGCCGGTGACCCGCCCACGGGTGCGGGCCGCCGACGGGGCGGGCGAACTGCCGGTCGCCTCGTATGAGTTGTTCAGTTCGACGGAGATTCTGGGCAAGATGGCGATGGAGAAGATGCTCGCCGGGCTCTCGACCCGCCGTTACCCGGTCGGGCTGGAGCCGGTCGGGCAGCAGGTCACCGAAACATCCTCGGCGACAAGCAAGTCAGCGGTCTCCCGCAGGTTCGTCGCGATGACCGAGACCGCGCTGGCCGAGCTGCTCGCCGCGGATCTGTCGGGGCTGGATCTGGTGGCGTTGATGATCGATGGGGTGCACTTCGCCGAATCGTGCTGTGTGGTGGCCCTGGGTATCGGCATCGACGGGGTCAAGCATCCGTTGGCGTTGGTGGAGGGCTCCACGGAGAACGCGACCCTGGTTACCGGCCTGCTGGTGGACTTGCGGGAACGGGGCCTGGACGTGACCCGGCCGATGCTGGTCGGCCTGGACGGGTCCAAGGCGCTGCGCAAGGCGGTAGTCGACGTGCTCGACCATCCGGTCATCCAACGTTGTCAGCTCCATAAGATCAGGAATGTGAAAGACCATCTGCCGCAACGGCTTCGCAGCACCGCCGGCCGCAGGATGACCGACGCCTACCACGCCGACTCGGCGCTGGAGGCCGAGGCGGCCCTGCTGGCCCTGGCCGCCGAACTCGACCGTACCCACCCGGGCGCGGCGGCCAGCCTGCGCGAGGGCCTCGATGAGACGCTCACGGTGCTACGCCTCGGCGTGCCGCCCACGCTGGCGCGGACACTACGCTCGACGAACAGCATCGAATCGATGATCTCGGTGTGCCGCGAGCACGCCGGGAACGTCAAACGCTGGCGCGACGGGCAGATGGCGCTGCGCTGGTGCGCGGCTGGGATGGTCGAGGCCGGCAAGCAGTTCCGTCGCGTCAACGGTCACCTGCACCTGCCGGCACTACGGACCGCGCTCGAACATGAAGCCGCCAAACATGTCGGACCCGTCGCGCACAATGATCAGGTGAGCGCAGCCTGA